ATCTCGCCGATTAGACCCCTGTATGTGCGCATTAATTTGAATAACCTTTTACCCTTTTTTTAAATTTTATTACTCAAACTTTATGCTTAATTATAAGAAATTATTTTCCTTTTGTCAAGTAAGCTGGTTACATAAGTCTTTCTATAGCTCCGCCCTGTCAGTCACATCCGTTAACCAACGGATGACTAACCAGGCATGTTTGAATAATTTTTCTAATAAAATACTAATTTAAAACCGGGACTTCAGAATAACTTCGTATTTGGTCGTGCGATACATCTACTACTACCGAATAATCAATTTCTTTTATCTGGATTCCTACTTTATAATTCTTTCCAAATTGTACAACCGTTCCTCGATATCCTGCAAATAAGCCGCTAATGATTTCTACCTCATCCTTAACACAAAATTTTAACGTTTTCACAGATACAGGGTTTTCGGTGCGGCACACCTTTCGTAATAATTCTATCTCAGATGGATTCACAATCGCAACCCTTTTGTTGAACATAACAATCCTCACAATTCCCGGCACACCAAATACCTGATGGTGCTCGTTCAACGGGAGATATGCAAAAACGTAAGATGGCATAAGCGGAACATCAACAAGTCGTTTACGGTCGCTCCATTTATGTAATTCCTTCCGCATCGGAACGAAACTTTCAATTCCATACAAAGTTAATTGCCGTGCAACTGATTGTTCGTGTCGTGATCGAGTATAAAGGGCTATCCAATTCAAAATAATATTTTCTATCTATAAAACGGTGCTCTCAAACTTGAGCTAATATAATTAAAGAATAATCTATTGTCAAGCACTTTTTAGAAAATATAATTTTTTTGTAAAAATCCTGTTAACAGGTGATGGAATTAAACGAGCCGCTATTGCATTATGATAAAAACAAGCGCCGGATGAAAGCCGTCCCGCCTGACCCGCTCGACAATCGGGCGAGCTGTCGGGCAGGCCACGTTGTGGTAATGGATGTGGGTGCGGAGTATAATGGTTATACGGCAGATATCACCCGAACGATTCCCCTCTCCGGAAAATTTACGAAAGCTCAGAAGGAAATTTACAATGTCGTTTTGAAGGCGCAGAAGGAAGTGATAAAAATAATCAAGCAAGGAGTACCGCTTCGTGATTTGGATAAAAAAACTAAAGAGGTGAATACCGCGGTTTTGGGATTCGTATCGAAGACGATGTGCTTGTTACCGAGAACGGGAGCGTAATTTTATCATCAGAAATTCAAAAAGAGGTCGAGGATATCGAAAAATTTTAACCGGACGATTTCCACTATTTGCAAAAAACAGACTAAATTAATTTATAGCGATCTTTTTTACTTTTCTACAAAATTCAATAAGGTGTTACAAAGAGGAGGGGTTTGAGAAAAAAAAAACTGCTGCCTACATTTGTAAGCAGCAGCAGAATACCAAAAAAAAATTATAAACTTTTTAATGCTGTCTTCAAGTCGTTAATTATATCTTCTAACTTTTCAATACCAACGGATAGGCGGATACCACCGGGATCGATTCCCTTTTTGACTTGTTCTTCCGGAGGTATTGCTGCGTGAGTCATTGAGCTTGGATGTTCTACAAGTGTGCGAATCATTCCCAAACTAACAGCTAATGTAATTGAGTAAGCTTTTTTTGCGAGGATGTTGATAAATTTTTCTCCTCTATCCCTGCGTTGTTTAGGAGTTTTACCCTTGAATGCAAAAAATAATAAAACACCCGGTGCAAAGTTGCCATCATAGTCATACATTTGCCGGCGGGCTAAAGCCGATTGTGGAAATGAATCTAAACCGGGATACCGCACATAATCGATACGCGGGTCGCTTTCCAAAAATTTCGCTACTTCAAGTGCGGTCCCCATAGCTTGCTTAAAACGGATTGGTAAACTCGGTAAACCGTAAACCATAATGGGCCAGGCGCTTTTTGCGGCAAGCGACCCGCCAAAATCTTTCCGGTACATCAGCAATAAATCGTAACTCCATCTCGGTCCAACTACTACTCCGCCCATATCTGTTCCGAAACCTGTAATTCCTTTGGTGAGCGACTCGACAACGAAATCGGCTCCGAGTTCAAGCGGACGCTGGCAATATGGTGTTGCAAAAGTATTATCGATAACTACAAATATTTTCCTTGACTTCGGGCGTTTTTTATTGGCTTCTGTAACAATTTTTGCTATCGCTGGTATGTCAATTATATCGAGAGTCGGGTTCACAGGCGTTTCGAAGTAAATAACACGTGTATCAGAATCTATCTCCTTTTTCAAATTACCCGTGTTCATCAAATCAACAAATTTTGTATTTATATTATATCGGGGATACCAATTGGTAAGCAGCGAGTATGTACAACCATAAAGAATGTTGTGTGCAATTATATTGTCGCCAACACCGGTAAGACAACCGAGTATTGCCGAGATAGCTGCCATACCGGTGCTGAAAGTTACAGCCGATTCGCCTTTTTCTGCAGCGGCTAAATTTTCTTCCAACAATTCCTTGTTTGGTTCGCCCAAACGGTCGTAGATGTAAATGGGGGCGCAGGATTCAATTTTTTGGTCGCCGCTGTGGTGTGCAAATTCCATAAAACCCTGGGCGCCGCGTTTTGTTGTATCGAGTCGAAATGTTGCGGAAGATGAAATCGGCGGTATCACGTGGTGGTTATAATCCCATTTCTTACTTATGGATTTCCCATAAATAAGTTGTGTTTCCATAGCATATTTGCTTTTACGTTTTGGTTTTTTGGTTTTCATCATTTTACCTCTTTTAATGTTCAAGATGTTCTAAAATCTGTGTATAATTTCTGCTTTTCGGAATAGGTTCATCGACTGTTTTTTGGACTTGCGAACAGGTGAAGTTTTTAGAACGCAACCAATTAAAAATATCAGAGTTGTTCCAAATTTTTGAGAAACTGAAATTTGTATTATGAAGATTTCCGCATTCATTTTTTAAGGCGCTGCAAATTTGAACTCTCCCCGTTGCACTGATAAAGCCAAAAGTTTTGCCGCCCAAGCACCAGTGCCCGATTCTCGATTTTTCGTTGTTGCACGACTCATTTGCATCACGCTCTTCGTCTTCTATGTGCTTAATTCCATAACGAACGCATTGTGGCGAAAAATACATCTCATCCGGTAACAGCCGCTTTTGCTTGGCTATCCACATTATAACAGCTTCTTTATCAAACTGATTAATATCTTTTTTCTTTTTCAATTTAATATCAGAATTCAATAAATGAAAGTAAACACCCTTTGCATTTTTTCGTACTGCGAAATCAATTCCATAAGCAATTTCACGTTCATCAAATTTGTTTAGCGAAAGTCCCAACTGAATCTCGAATCCATCTTGTTTTACTTCGGCAAGCAATTTTTGAAGTGTTAAAAATTCTTCGGACTGTTCAAAACCGTGTTCAAGGCTTTCCTTAATTTTATTATTTACTAAAATGCGAATACTCTTTGTTCCAATCGTTCTGAGTATGTTTCTGAAATCCTTGTTTAGCTTATCACCGGTAGTTTCTACAATCATTTTCAAGCCGATGGAATTTCCGTAAAGAATTATGTCGATTATATCCGGACGATCCAATGGGTCGCACGGCGGGTTTCCTTCGTAATTCGAAGCGAGCACAACAATAGGTCGCGACAGTTCTGCGATGCTGTCTAAAACAGCAAAACATTCTTTTGTGGTGAATGGTTTTACACCGGTTTTATTCTTGAAGCAATTACACGATACTTCCCAAATAATTAATCGTGGTTTATAATTAAGAGGATTGATATTGTCGAATGAATAACGCATTATTTCATCTCAATTTATTATTTATTAATGTTGGAATATATTTTTGCTGTAAAGCATACTCTTCCAATTCTTCTCTGAATTTCGGATGAGCAATATTTATGAGGGCTTGAACTCTTTCACGAACCGTTCGTCCATACAAATCAGCGACTCCATATTCTGTAACTACATAATGTACATCGCCGCGCGACGTTGTAACGCCTGCACCCGGAGTTAATTGTGGAGTGATACGTGAAATAGTATCAACTTTCGCAGTCGATGGGAGTGCAATAATTGGTTTGCCGTCTTCGCTTCGTGCTGCGCCCCGTATAAAATCCAGCTGTCCGCCATAACCGCTGTAGAATTTTGATCCCATCGAATCGGCACACACTTGTCCTGTTAGGTCAACCTGAATAGCCGAATTGATTGCTACCATTTTTCGGTTTTTTGCAATGATAAACGGATCGTTCACATAGTGCGACGGATGGAACTCGAAGCGCGGATTATCATCTAAAAATTCAAACAAAGATTTCGTACCTAACACGAACGATGAAATTATTTTCCCTGCATGCAAAGTTTTCCGCTCGTTTGTAATTACACCTTCATCAATTAACTTGATGGCACCGTCCGAAAACATTTCGGTGTGCATTCCTAAATGCTTCTTACCGTGTAAAAATCTTAAAACCGCATCAGGGATGGCTCCGATACCGAGTTGCAGAGTCGATTCGTCTTCTATCATATTGGCAATGTTTTCACCAATTTTCTGATAGACTTCAGCTTCATAGGGTGAAATGTCAGCATCAACCTGAGGCAATTCTTTTATTGGAACATCGGTTTCGATGCAAGCCGCAAATTTATCCACGTGTATGAAGGCATCGCCCAAGGTTCGCGGCATATTCGGATTTATTTGTGCGATGATATATTTAGCTACTTCGGTGGCGGGTTTTGTTGTTTCGATTCCAACGCCGAAGCTGCAGAAGCCATGTTCATCGGGAGGCGAAACGTGAATCAGTGCAACATCAATCGGCAGTTTACGACGGTAAAATAAATGTGGTATCTCCGAAAGAAATATTGGAGTCCAATCGGCTCGCCCTTCATGCACAGCAGTCCGAACATTTTTGCCTATGAACAAAGCATTATGCCGGAAGTGTCCTTCGTATTGTGGTTCAACATATTTTGTTTTTCCTACCGTTAAGATGTGTACAACTTCTACATTCTCAAGTTCTTGATAACGTTCGCACATTGCATTGACCAATACTTCGGGGGTTGCACAGCCGGGATGAACGTAAACACGAGAATTGGATTTAATTAAATTTACAGCTTCTATAGGCGATTTAATTTTAGATTTATATTTTTCTAGCCAGCGCATTTTTTTTTATTTGATTGATTCTATTTTCCGATATTCAACATCAAACCGTTTTGCTATTGAATCGTGTGTGCAAAATCCGTTATAAGTACATATCCCTTTTCTGAAACCCGCATTCTCTTCAATTGTTTTTTCAAAACCACTTTCCACGATTTGTTGGATGTAAGGGAGTAAGCTGTTTGTTAAAGCGTAAGTCGCAGTGCGGGCAACATTCGCAGGCATGTTCGGAACGCAATAATGAATCACGTCGTGCAGAACATAAACCGGATTTTCTAAAGTTGTGGGGCGGCTTGTTTCAATACATCCCCCTTGGTCAATTGATACGTCAATTATCACTGAACCGGGCTTCATAGATTTTACCATTTCTTCGGAAACTAAATGAGGAGTTCGTTCGCCTTTAATCAGCACGGCGCCAACCAGTACATCGGCAAATTGCAAAGCTTTTTTAATGTTGTATTCGTTTACCAATCCTGTAACAACATTGTAATTTAAACGATGCTCTAAAAGTCGTAGCCTGTCTAATGTTCTGTCCAACACAATAGTTTGTGCACCGCATCCCAATGCCATCCGGGCTGCGGAGTATCCGACAGTTCCCGCTCCAAGAATTACAACTGAAGCCGGCGGCACTGCAGTTACACCGCCTAACAGAATACCACGACCTTTATTGTTACTTTCTAAATAACGACCCGCTATCTGAATACACATCTGACCGGCTATTTCACTCATCGCTTGTAAAATTGGCAGCTTGCCTTTTTCATCTTCTAAAAGTTCAATGGCAACTGCGCATATTTGTTTCTGCATTAAAAGTTGGGTGATTTTCGGTTTAGCAACTGCAAGATGCAATGCCGTAATTAATACTTGTGAATCGTGCATTTGTTCAAGGTCGTTTTCGGTAGGGGGTGCGACTTTTAAAATTATATCCGATCTCCCGTAAACTTCGTCTTTTGTATAAACTAATTTGGCGCCTACTTCTTCGTATTTCTGGTTGCTAAAGTGGGCTGCTTCGCCGGCATCTTTTTCGATATAAATGTTTGAACCTGAAGAAATTAGGGAGTGGACTGCGGCGGGGGTCAAGGCGACTCGTAGTTCGCGCTTTGTGTCTTCTTTTAGAATTCCAATATTCATTTTTTACTCTCTAATTTTCAAAGAATTTAGTCATTATTGGTTATAAATTGATAGTTGAAGTCCTCTAATATTTGTCAATTTATATGCCAAACAATTAATAATCTGAAGTGCGTTTTAACTCTTTTAATAGTGGAAAATAAAGATATTATTTTTATTCAATTCCCAATTATTCAAAAGGAAATTACCAAAATTATCAATATTGAAATGCTGTTGAAATTTTCAATTAGAGTTAGTCGTTCTCTATCCCTTTTACGACTAAAACAAACTCCCCCTTAATCGATTTACAAGAAAAATAATTGAAGGCCTCAGAAAGGGCCCCCCTGAAAATTTCTTCAAATTTTTTTGTTATCTCCCGTCCAACTGCTACTTGCCTGTCGCCCAAAATTTCCTGCAATTGCTGAAGCGTTTTTAAGATTCGGTGGGGCGATTCATATAGAATTATCGTGCGGCTCTCCGATTTGAGTTGTTCGAGTTTTGTTCTGCGCCCTTTTTTGTGTGGAAGGAATCCTTCGAATACAAATCCGTCAGTTGGAAGTCCGCTTACAACCAAAACCGCTAATAACGCCGATGCCCCCGGAATTGGAATTATGTTTATGCCATCATCGATTGCGGCTCGGACCAATCGGTAAGCCGGGTCCGAAATTCCCGGAGTTCCCGCATCCGAAACGATTGCGATTGATTTACCACTTTTCAGTGCTTCAATAAGTTCAGGAGTTCTTTTTGATTCGTTGAACTGAAAATAGCTGATAAGTTCTTTTTGAATTTTGTAATGTTCGAGTAAAGTTTTTGTTTTGCGTGTATCTTCTGCTGCAATTAAATCAACACCGCTTAAAATTTTTACTGCACGGAAAGTGATATCTTCCAGGTTGCCAATCGGAGTTGATACTATGTATAAAGTGCCGGGCTGGATTTCTTCTGACATAATTTATCCCGGTAGTTTTGCAATTAGCGGTAACCGCCGTTTGAATTCGTATTTCGAAATTCGCAGTCGAACTTTATTAATAAATTCCTTCTCAAATCCGGCAGCCGCAAGTTCAACATCGGTTTTCTGGTTATCAATCATCTCGGTAAAAAGTTTATCAACATCTTTATATAAAAAACCTAATTCACCTTCGTCGGTTTGTCCTGTCCACAAATCGGCGGTAGGTATTTTCGAAATTATGTTTTCAGGAACTCCTGATTCTTTTGCCAAATCCCAGATTTGAGTTTTATATAAATCGCCGAGCGGATTGATTGCCGAGGCAGTATCACCAAAAAGAGTTCCATAACCGAGAAGTATTTCGGTTTTGTTGCTCGTTCCGATGACGAGCGCATTTTCTTTCGCCGACAAATCATAAAGAACAATCATACGCGCACGGGCAGCGATGTTGCCGAGCCGAAGCCGGCTCATATCCGGATCAACTTTGAGAAATTCATCCACCATCGGTGTTATATCGATTGTTTTATTTCTTATACCTAAAGTGTTAATTACCAACTGTGCATCTGCTATACTTATGGGCGAGCTGGTTTTGTATGGTAGCACTACGCCAAATACATTTTCTTTGCCCAATGCTTCAACAGCCAAATAAACTGAAACTGCCGAATCAACTCCACCCGAGATACCAATAATTGCTTTGTAAAATCCGCTTTTGGTTATTTCTACATTTAAAAAGTTGACTAAAAATTTATGAATTTCTTTTATATTCATCTTTTTTGTTTTAATTTAACTAATTGATTTGTTGTTTGCAATTGCTTATACACTGAAATTTTTGTAAATTTCCCAACAAAATTCATAATTCACAAATCATAAATCATAAATCTAAAATGCTCTCATTCATAGTTCATGGCGGTGCGTGGGATATTCCCAACGAATTAATCGAATCACACAAAAACGGAGTTTCAAAAGCGCTTCAAATCGGATGGGATATTTTGCGGAACGGCGGCTCGGCTATTGATGCCGTCGAAAATGCAGTTAATTATTTAGAAAACGATACTACTTTCGATGCTGGCAGAGGTTCTCACCTGAATGCTGAAGGGAATATTGAACTCGATGCGAGTATTATGAACGGCAAAACTTTCCGCTGTGGTTCGGTAGGGGCTGTAAAAAATGTGCGCAACCCTATTTCGCTCTGTCGAAAAATAATGGACGAAAGCGAACATATATTTCTGGTAGGCACCGGAGCCGAAAAGTTTGCTAAAGAACACGGCATCGCTCTCTGCTCGTCCGACGATTTACTGATTGAGCGGGAAGTTTTAAAGTGGAAGAGCATTCAGGGTAAAAAAGATTTTTCTACAAAGGACGCTTTCAAATTTCACACAGCTTCCGATACTGTTGGTGCCGTTGCTATGGATTCAGAAGGAATAATTTGTGCAGGCACATCGACAGGCGGAACATTCAACAAGCATCCGGGACGCGTTGGCGATTCTCCATTAATCGGCTGCGGAACTTATGCCGATAACTCGGTCGGCGGAGTTTCAACAACCGGTTGGGGCGAAGCGATGATAAAAGTAGTTATGGCTAAAACCGTAATCGACTTGATGGAGTTCAACGCGGGCGATCCACAGGAAGCCGCAGAAAAGGGAATTGAAATTTTAGCGCACAAAGCAGATGGTTATGGCGGGCTTATCGCACTCAATACTAAAGGCGAGTTTGGTATCGCA
Above is a window of Bacteroidota bacterium DNA encoding:
- a CDS encoding UpxY family transcription antiterminator codes for the protein MNWIALYTRSRHEQSVARQLTLYGIESFVPMRKELHKWSDRKRLVDVPLMPSYVFAYLPLNEHHQVFGVPGIVRIVMFNKRVAIVNPSEIELLRKVCRTENPVSVKTLKFCVKDEVEIISGLFAGYRGTVVQFGKNYKVGIQIKEIDYSVVVDVSHDQIRSYSEVPVLN
- a CDS encoding M24 family metallopeptidase, yielding MELNEPLLHYDKNKRRMKAVPPDPLDNRASCRAGHVVVMDVGAEYNGYTADITRTIPLSGKFTKAQKEIYNVVLKAQKEVIKIIKQGVPLRDLDKKTKEVNTAVLGFVSKTMCLLPRTGA
- a CDS encoding PLP-dependent transferase; amino-acid sequence: MMKTKKPKRKSKYAMETQLIYGKSISKKWDYNHHVIPPISSSATFRLDTTKRGAQGFMEFAHHSGDQKIESCAPIYIYDRLGEPNKELLEENLAAAEKGESAVTFSTGMAAISAILGCLTGVGDNIIAHNILYGCTYSLLTNWYPRYNINTKFVDLMNTGNLKKEIDSDTRVIYFETPVNPTLDIIDIPAIAKIVTEANKKRPKSRKIFVVIDNTFATPYCQRPLELGADFVVESLTKGITGFGTDMGGVVVGPRWSYDLLLMYRKDFGGSLAAKSAWPIMVYGLPSLPIRFKQAMGTALEVAKFLESDPRIDYVRYPGLDSFPQSALARRQMYDYDGNFAPGVLLFFAFKGKTPKQRRDRGEKFINILAKKAYSITLAVSLGMIRTLVEHPSSMTHAAIPPEEQVKKGIDPGGIRLSVGIEKLEDIINDLKTALKSL
- a CDS encoding acetyl-CoA hydrolase/transferase C-terminal domain-containing protein; this encodes MRWLEKYKSKIKSPIEAVNLIKSNSRVYVHPGCATPEVLVNAMCERYQELENVEVVHILTVGKTKYVEPQYEGHFRHNALFIGKNVRTAVHEGRADWTPIFLSEIPHLFYRRKLPIDVALIHVSPPDEHGFCSFGVGIETTKPATEVAKYIIAQINPNMPRTLGDAFIHVDKFAACIETDVPIKELPQVDADISPYEAEVYQKIGENIANMIEDESTLQLGIGAIPDAVLRFLHGKKHLGMHTEMFSDGAIKLIDEGVITNERKTLHAGKIISSFVLGTKSLFEFLDDNPRFEFHPSHYVNDPFIIAKNRKMVAINSAIQVDLTGQVCADSMGSKFYSGYGGQLDFIRGAARSEDGKPIIALPSTAKVDTISRITPQLTPGAGVTTSRGDVHYVVTEYGVADLYGRTVRERVQALINIAHPKFREELEEYALQQKYIPTLINNKLR
- the ald gene encoding alanine dehydrogenase; this translates as MNIGILKEDTKRELRVALTPAAVHSLISSGSNIYIEKDAGEAAHFSNQKYEEVGAKLVYTKDEVYGRSDIILKVAPPTENDLEQMHDSQVLITALHLAVAKPKITQLLMQKQICAVAIELLEDEKGKLPILQAMSEIAGQMCIQIAGRYLESNNKGRGILLGGVTAVPPASVVILGAGTVGYSAARMALGCGAQTIVLDRTLDRLRLLEHRLNYNVVTGLVNEYNIKKALQFADVLVGAVLIKGERTPHLVSEEMVKSMKPGSVIIDVSIDQGGCIETSRPTTLENPVYVLHDVIHYCVPNMPANVARTATYALTNSLLPYIQQIVESGFEKTIEENAGFRKGICTYNGFCTHDSIAKRFDVEYRKIESIK
- the rsmI gene encoding 16S rRNA (cytidine(1402)-2'-O)-methyltransferase, which encodes MSEEIQPGTLYIVSTPIGNLEDITFRAVKILSGVDLIAAEDTRKTKTLLEHYKIQKELISYFQFNESKRTPELIEALKSGKSIAIVSDAGTPGISDPAYRLVRAAIDDGINIIPIPGASALLAVLVVSGLPTDGFVFEGFLPHKKGRRTKLEQLKSESRTIILYESPHRILKTLQQLQEILGDRQVAVGREITKKFEEIFRGALSEAFNYFSCKSIKGEFVLVVKGIEND
- a CDS encoding NAD+ synthase encodes the protein MNIKEIHKFLVNFLNVEITKSGFYKAIIGISGGVDSAVSVYLAVEALGKENVFGVVLPYKTSSPISIADAQLVINTLGIRNKTIDITPMVDEFLKVDPDMSRLRLGNIAARARMIVLYDLSAKENALVIGTSNKTEILLGYGTLFGDTASAINPLGDLYKTQIWDLAKESGVPENIISKIPTADLWTGQTDEGELGFLYKDVDKLFTEMIDNQKTDVELAAAGFEKEFINKVRLRISKYEFKRRLPLIAKLPG
- a CDS encoding isoaspartyl peptidase/L-asparaginase, coding for MLSFIVHGGAWDIPNELIESHKNGVSKALQIGWDILRNGGSAIDAVENAVNYLENDTTFDAGRGSHLNAEGNIELDASIMNGKTFRCGSVGAVKNVRNPISLCRKIMDESEHIFLVGTGAEKFAKEHGIALCSSDDLLIEREVLKWKSIQGKKDFSTKDAFKFHTASDTVGAVAMDSEGIICAGTSTGGTFNKHPGRVGDSPLIGCGTYADNSVGGVSTTGWGEAMIKVVMAKTVIDLMEFNAGDPQEAAEKGIEILAHKADGYGGLIALNTKGEFGIAFNTPRMARAFINSHTNTPQILII